The DNA region CATCTGGACCGGGGATATGAGAATCTGGACAGGAAATTGTCCGCCATAGGCGCCAGGATCTGGAGAACCCGTGGATAAGAATGCCATTACCATCGCCATTCCCAAAGGACGGCTACTGCCCGAATGCATGGAGCTCTTTTCGGGCATCGGCTTGACCGTTAAGGAGTCTCTGGACGGGTCCCGGAAGCTTCTTTTCCCGTCGGCAGATGGATCGGTGAGGTTTCTTATCGTTAGGGATAAGGACCTGCCGACCTACGTTGAGTATGGGGCCGCAGACATGGGAATTGTGGGAAAGGACGTACTTATGGAGGTCGGAAAGGATCTCCTGGAACCCATCGACCTCGGATTCGGCTTCTGCAGGATCGTGTTGGCCAAACCGGCCGCCGCCGTGATGGACCCAACAGGGTGGGGCCACATCCGGGTTGCCACGGGTTTTCCAAAGATCACCATGGATCATTTTGCAAGGAAAGGCGAGCAGGTGGAGATTATTCCGCTTTACGGTTCAATAGAATTGGCCCCAATGGTGAACCTTGCCGACCGGATCGTGGACCTCGTCTCCACCGGGGAGACGCTTCGGCAGAACAACCTGGTGGAGGTTGAGGAGGTGATGCAGGTTACAGCCCGGCTTGTGGTCAACAGGGCCAGCTTCAAGACGCGCTCGGATCGTATTGTGCCGTTGATCGAGGCGATGAGAAAAGTGGTGTCGAAATGAGAATTGTTCATTATGGGAAGCCGGGCTATGAGGCAGCCATCCAATCCCTGGAGCGTCGGGGTCAGGACATCCCCGAAGGAATCATGGCCCGGGTCAACGATATTGTGGAGGATGTCCGGATTCACGGTGACGCGGCCCTCATCAAGTACACGGAGAGGTTCGACAAGGTGGATCTCGGGACTTCCGGCATGGAGATCGGGCGGGACGAACTGGCCCGTGCCCTGGACGCATTGTCCGCTGAGGAACACGGACTTCTGGAGACAGCCGCATCCGCCATCAGAGATTTTCACTCCCGCCAGAAGGAAAGCACCTGGACCTATGAGCCAAAACCCGGGGTCACCCTCGGCCAGAAGGTCACCCCCATAGGAAAAGTAGGTCTTTACGTGCCTGGAGGGACGGCGGCATATCCCTCCTCTGTCCTGATGAATGCAATCCCCGCTAAGGTAGCGGGTGTTGAGGAGCTCGTTATGGTCGTCCCTACGCCC from Deltaproteobacteria bacterium includes:
- a CDS encoding ATP phosphoribosyltransferase; the protein is MDKNAITIAIPKGRLLPECMELFSGIGLTVKESLDGSRKLLFPSADGSVRFLIVRDKDLPTYVEYGAADMGIVGKDVLMEVGKDLLEPIDLGFGFCRIVLAKPAAAVMDPTGWGHIRVATGFPKITMDHFARKGEQVEIIPLYGSIELAPMVNLADRIVDLVSTGETLRQNNLVEVEEVMQVTARLVVNRASFKTRSDRIVPLIEAMRKVVSK